DNA from Methylobacterium currus:
TCTTGCTCCGGTGTGAGTTCGTCAGAGACCGACAGGGGAGGGGGTGCAGGCTGGTAGGCAGCATCATCCTCACTGACACCATGAAAGATCCAATCCTTGACCTTTAAAGGCTTGCGATCCTTCTTGAAATCCATGAAAAACGCACCAGTTGGATCCTGCGGTTGACAAGGTAGATAGAACAAGTCGCATCCATTCCGCTTATGGTCGATACCATGGAACCTTCGGTTCGCCTTCGGCGCCGTCTTGCTCTTCGAAGCGAAACCTGATGATTCAACTACATAGATGATTTCCCTGATGATCAATGTGTATACCTCATTTGTCATTGCTTTATCGGTTGGAATGTAAATTCTATAACGCAGATTGGAAGATGTGCTGCTAAATGTATTATAACATACTATACGAAGATGGGGGAACATACCCGCGAAATCCTTAGGCTTCATGTCACCTCCATCAACGTCCATCCAGATACCTTTAATAAACACGATGTTTTCCTTCGATTTATACGCTTCAACGACTTTGTATGGATCGAAATACGCAGGGCTGATGAGAAGATTTTGATCCTTGGTCTCATACCTGATCCTACTGCACTCCCTCAGCTCCCTAATGAACTTTTCGTCCGTGAAGACAGCTAGTGCTCCGTATTTCCTATCATACATTGTATTGAATATAGATCCTTTGAAATTTGCGACGAAATAACTATTAGTCCTTATAGGAGAAACGTCGCATTTTTCTCTTCTCCAATAAACGGCTTGAATATCATCTTCACGGACGAATATTTCTTCTTCGTCGAGATTAGCTATCATTCTCATTTTCTTTTCTCTACTTACCTGCTTTCTTTGGTTTGAATCTTTGTGAACCGACGGGCGTCCACGACGCACGCATGCCGAAGGCATCAACAATCCCAGACTATTAATGGTAGATCCCGGATAGATGCTGGCGATATATTCAGCCGTAACCCTGTCCGCGACGATCCAATCTTTCATATTAATATTACTAGGGTCTCGTATTGATGTCCTAGACAGTGCTTGGTAGATCGTATGGCCTGTCATTTCGATTTTCTGGTCAGTATCCGATATATCGAGAACTTCACGGAGAAACCTTTGAACGTCAGGCTTGTTGTTAAGTGCCGGAATTATCAATGCATTGTCAATGTCCTGGTAACTATTAAGCCCGTGTGATTTTCCTGGAAGCTCAATATTATTATTATCTGCCAGATCACCTTTCTTCTTCATGTCATTGTTGTCACTCCATACAGAAGCTCTTTCCCCAAATATCAGTTTTGAGGCATCTATCATCTTCTTACGAAGTTCTGGGTATTTCTTTTCGCGTGCGTGTTTCGACCAGTTATCTTCAGTTCCGTAATGCAGACGAACTAAATTACCATTATTATGATCCGTGTATCGGAGCTGTGATTCCAGATCAGTATCATTTTCAAAGTGAACGCCTTTTCCAGACCAGTATTTAAACAGTGCTGTCTCTTCAAATCGCGCCCCTAGTATAGTCACCGACCTGTATCCAGAAAAAATAGTTGGCTGCAGGACGCTATAAACCTCGAGTCGCCTATTATCCTTCCCAGAAATAAGTTTTTGATATTGATCAAGCCTGACATATGAAATATAATCTGCCGACAGCACAAGTTTTGCTAGTTTCGAGAATACCTGATTGATACTATCCTTATTACGATTTTCGGCTATCGATCTAAGCTCTAACACATCGTTAGGTTTTAATATCCCATAGGAAGATCCTTTGGGTTCTACAATCAAATGTTTTGTAATAATGCTGTGATTGACTGGCAGAGATTCATTGAAATGCTCCAAGAGAACCGGAGCTTC
Protein-coding regions in this window:
- a CDS encoding DEAD/DEAH box helicase family protein, which translates into the protein MHRIKYVSAPCGSGKTHAVINNIVEGRYEENLLLVQPTTELIDNTNNEITRRRPSIHIEIFHSVITKGTSVASQLIERFRNPYDGNHVFITTHATFFSLPYVANKAKYDVVIDEAPVLLEHFNESLPVNHSIITKHLIVEPKGSSYGILKPNDVLELRSIAENRNKDSINQVFSKLAKLVLSADYISYVRLDQYQKLISGKDNRRLEVYSVLQPTIFSGYRSVTILGARFEETALFKYWSGKGVHFENDTDLESQLRYTDHNNGNLVRLHYGTEDNWSKHAREKKYPELRKKMIDASKLIFGERASVWSDNNDMKKKGDLADNNNIELPGKSHGLNSYQDIDNALIIPALNNKPDVQRFLREVLDISDTDQKIEMTGHTIYQALSRTSIRDPSNINMKDWIVADRVTAEYIASIYPGSTINSLGLLMPSACVRRGRPSVHKDSNQRKQVSREKKMRMIANLDEEEIFVREDDIQAVYWRREKCDVSPIRTNSYFVANFKGSIFNTMYDRKYGALAVFTDEKFIRELRECSRIRYETKDQNLLISPAYFDPYKVVEAYKSKENIVFIKGIWMDVDGGDMKPKDFAGMFPHLRIVCYNTFSSTSSNLRYRIYIPTDKAMTNEVYTLIIREIIYVVESSGFASKSKTAPKANRRFHGIDHKRNGCDLFYLPCQPQDPTGAFFMDFKKDRKPLKVKDWIFHGVSEDDAAYQPAPPPLSVSDELTPEQELKVADALREWDAVGSKRGNGNEGIFKLGLRLRHVGLSAWGLETALMQAAANANSPSDRKADVRRFIQRVRRGSFG